The following are from one region of the Staphylococcus argenteus genome:
- a CDS encoding histidine phosphatase family protein, with product MAKTLYLMRHGQTLFNFKGLIQGFGDSPLTELGILQAEKARSYFESKGINFDLYASSTQERASDTLENVAPNQSYQRLKGLKEWHFGLFEGESVYLFDNLYKPEDLFGDRIVPFKGESKQDVEDRIVKALHELMSQTKDNALVVSHGTIIGVFLRYCLDKNEALKHNIGNCNILKFKYDNGTFSFEELIDPNL from the coding sequence TTGGCTAAAACGTTATATTTAATGCGCCATGGTCAAACTTTGTTTAATTTTAAGGGACTAATACAAGGATTTGGAGATTCCCCATTAACAGAATTGGGGATTTTGCAAGCTGAAAAAGCACGTAGTTATTTTGAAAGCAAGGGGATAAACTTCGATTTATATGCATCATCAACACAAGAACGTGCAAGTGACACACTTGAAAATGTCGCTCCTAATCAATCATATCAACGATTAAAAGGGCTAAAAGAATGGCATTTTGGATTATTTGAAGGTGAGTCTGTATATCTATTTGATAATTTATACAAACCTGAGGATTTATTCGGAGATCGCATCGTTCCTTTTAAAGGTGAATCAAAGCAAGATGTTGAGGATCGTATAGTTAAAGCTTTGCATGAGCTGATGTCTCAAACAAAGGATAATGCATTGGTAGTGAGTCATGGAACAATTATTGGGGTGTTTCTAAGATATTGCCTAGATAAAAATGAGGCATTGAAACATAATATAGGTAATTGTAATATTTTAAAATTTAAATATGACAATGGAACTTTTAGCTTTGAAGAGTTGATTGATCCAAATTTATAA
- a CDS encoding thioredoxin family protein, producing the protein MQAIKSNEEFKSVINSDNPVIIKFEAGWCPDCRAMDMWIDPIVEKYNDYEWYTVNRDELEDVVVENEVMGIPSLLVFKNGDKIAHLHSANAKSPEQVESFLAETFK; encoded by the coding sequence ATGCAAGCAATTAAAAGTAATGAAGAATTCAAATCTGTAATTAACAGTGATAACCCAGTGATTATTAAATTTGAGGCAGGCTGGTGCCCTGACTGTCGTGCAATGGATATGTGGATTGATCCAATTGTAGAAAAATATAATGACTACGAATGGTATACCGTTAATCGCGATGAATTAGAAGATGTAGTAGTTGAAAACGAAGTCATGGGTATCCCTAGTTTATTAGTATTTAAAAATGGTGATAAAATTGCACATTTACATTCAGCTAATGCAAAATCTCCTGAACAAGTGGAATCATTTTTAGCTGAAACATTTAAGTAG
- a CDS encoding GNAT family N-acetyltransferase, with translation MKIKTLTNDDFNEYKRLVSTVKEEFTQDSHYSQTMTDTLIHDILDETLPTCIVFGCYDRNTLVATATLEQIRYVGKEHKSLIKYNFVNNNDKSINSELINYIISYARQNNFESVLTSIVSNNIGAKVFYSALGFDILGFEKNAIKIGNSYFDEHWLFYDLINK, from the coding sequence ATGAAAATTAAAACATTAACAAATGATGATTTTAATGAGTATAAACGACTCGTTTCGACAGTCAAAGAAGAATTCACTCAAGATTCACATTATAGTCAAACTATGACTGACACCTTAATACATGACATTTTAGATGAAACTTTACCGACATGTATCGTCTTTGGCTGTTATGACCGTAACACACTCGTTGCTACGGCTACGCTAGAACAAATTCGATATGTAGGAAAAGAGCACAAATCATTAATTAAATACAACTTTGTTAACAATAACGATAAATCGATTAATAGCGAGCTCATTAATTACATCATTAGCTATGCACGACAGAATAACTTTGAATCTGTACTTACATCAATTGTATCAAACAATATAGGTGCAAAAGTTTTTTATAGTGCTCTTGGATTCGACATTCTCGGTTTTGAAAAAAATGCAATTAAAATAGGCAATTCTTATTTTGATGAACATTGGCTTTTTTATGATTTGATTAATAAGTAA
- a CDS encoding LysE/ArgO family amino acid transporter, protein MLSAILHGFILSIGLILPLGAQNVFIFNQGANQSKYRYALPAILTAGLSDSLLISIAVIGVSIIIMSMPILQAIIYVIGLIFLLYMAWTIWNEKPSMNNQVKAMSPMKQVSFALSVSLLNPHAILDTIGVIGSSAALYNGIEKIAFTTTCISVSWLWFFLLAILGKFVGSIDKTGKLLLIINKISSVIIIIVALIILQKLLQLVF, encoded by the coding sequence ATGCTTTCTGCAATTCTTCATGGTTTTATCTTATCGATTGGACTTATCTTGCCATTAGGAGCACAAAATGTGTTTATATTTAACCAAGGTGCAAACCAATCGAAATATAGATATGCATTACCAGCAATACTTACAGCTGGTCTGTCTGATAGCTTATTAATTAGTATTGCTGTTATTGGTGTATCTATCATAATTATGTCGATGCCCATTCTACAAGCTATTATTTATGTAATTGGTTTAATATTTTTACTGTATATGGCTTGGACAATTTGGAACGAAAAACCTTCTATGAACAACCAAGTAAAAGCGATGTCACCAATGAAGCAAGTTAGCTTTGCCTTGTCCGTATCACTACTAAATCCTCATGCGATATTAGATACGATTGGTGTCATTGGTAGTAGCGCCGCTCTTTACAATGGCATTGAAAAAATTGCATTTACTACCACGTGTATAAGTGTTTCATGGCTTTGGTTCTTTTTACTTGCAATATTAGGTAAATTCGTCGGTTCTATCGACAAAACTGGTAAATTATTATTAATTATCAACAAAATTTCAAGTGTCATCATTATAATTGTGGCTCTCATCATTTTACAAAAATTGCTGCAACTAGTATTTTAA
- a CDS encoding nitroreductase family protein, translated as MELQQAIANRRSVKKFKRDMHIDDALLYQAIEKAADAPNHGMREPWRVVHVPKDRLGEMSKDISKFAFPNELDKQQSHYEAVTNLGGMLLLILKTDPRQRQNDENYFAFGAYTQNLMLLLYEAGIGTCWKSPLYIYDPKVRKTLGIKKDEVLAGFLYLTDLEDHMPKAPRKNRNLITLY; from the coding sequence ATGGAATTACAACAAGCAATAGCTAATAGAAGAAGTGTGAAAAAGTTTAAAAGAGATATGCACATAGATGATGCATTGCTATACCAAGCAATCGAAAAGGCTGCTGATGCTCCAAATCACGGAATGAGGGAACCTTGGAGAGTTGTGCATGTTCCAAAGGATCGATTAGGGGAAATGAGTAAAGATATATCTAAATTTGCATTTCCCAATGAATTAGATAAACAACAATCTCATTACGAGGCAGTAACGAACCTTGGTGGCATGTTACTACTTATTTTAAAAACTGACCCAAGACAACGCCAAAATGATGAAAACTATTTTGCATTTGGTGCGTATACTCAAAATTTAATGTTATTACTTTATGAAGCGGGAATTGGTACATGTTGGAAATCACCATTATATATTTATGATCCGAAAGTAAGAAAAACATTAGGAATTAAAAAAGATGAGGTTTTAGCCGGATTCTTGTATTTAACAGATTTAGAAGACCATATGCCTAAAGCACCTCGTAAAAACAGAAATTTAATTACTTTATATTAA
- a CDS encoding organic hydroperoxide resistance protein has product MAIQYETKATNIGGRKGHVYTDDYALDIDIIPPAQADGKATNPEQLFAAGYASCFNGAFDLILKQHKIRDAKPEVTITVRLEDDSNSESPKLSVAIEATVKNVLSQDEAKKYLQMAHEFCPYSKAIHGNVNVDLNVSIVD; this is encoded by the coding sequence ATGGCAATACAATATGAAACAAAAGCTACCAATATCGGTGGTCGTAAAGGTCATGTTTATACAGATGATTATGCATTAGATATTGATATCATTCCACCAGCACAAGCAGATGGAAAAGCAACAAATCCTGAACAATTATTTGCTGCAGGATATGCATCTTGTTTCAATGGTGCGTTTGACCTAATTTTAAAACAACACAAAATTCGTGATGCAAAACCAGAAGTAACAATAACTGTGAGATTAGAAGATGATTCCAATTCCGAAAGTCCTAAATTAAGCGTTGCAATAGAAGCTACAGTTAAAAATGTATTATCTCAAGATGAAGCTAAAAAATACTTACAAATGGCACATGAGTTTTGTCCATATTCAAAAGCTATTCACGGAAATGTAAATGTAGATTTAAATGTAAGTATAGTAGATTAA
- the aroD gene encoding type I 3-dehydroquinate dehydratase, giving the protein MKAVEVVATIAPQIQIDENLQKQINKRSDAIDIIELRIDQLENISVDDVSKLVIKLKTLPKINKVLVTYRTTKQGGSGEITSESYMNLLSSLANVKEIDMVDIEWEKEIEIERFQQVIKKLQGQNKEVIISHHNFDETPTLDELQFIYFKMQKFNPEYVKLAVMPHNKNDVLNLLQAMVTFSDTMNCKVVGISMSKLGLISRTSQGIFGGALTYGCIGEPQAPGQVDVVDLKEQVSFYL; this is encoded by the coding sequence ATGAAGGCAGTGGAAGTGGTTGCTACTATCGCACCGCAAATTCAAATTGATGAGAATTTACAAAAACAAATAAATAAACGCAGTGATGCAATTGACATTATTGAACTTCGGATTGACCAACTTGAAAATATTTCAGTTGATGACGTCTCAAAATTAGTTATAAAACTAAAAACATTACCAAAAATAAATAAAGTTTTAGTTACATATCGTACGACAAAACAAGGTGGAAGCGGCGAAATTACAAGCGAGTCATATATGAATTTATTGTCATCACTGGCTAATGTCAAAGAGATAGATATGGTTGATATTGAATGGGAAAAGGAAATTGAGATTGAACGTTTTCAGCAAGTCATTAAAAAGTTGCAAGGTCAGAATAAAGAAGTGATAATTTCACATCATAATTTTGATGAGACACCGACCTTAGATGAACTACAATTCATTTATTTTAAAATGCAAAAGTTTAATCCAGAGTATGTAAAGTTAGCAGTTATGCCACATAATAAAAACGACGTCTTAAATTTATTACAAGCTATGGTTACTTTTTCAGATACGATGAATTGTAAAGTAGTAGGCATATCTATGTCTAAACTCGGGTTAATAAGCAGAACATCTCAGGGAATCTTTGGTGGTGCGTTGACATATGGGTGCATAGGAGAGCCTCAAGCACCAGGTCAAGTTGATGTGGTTGATTTAAAAGAACAAGTATCATTCTATTTATAA